The Vitis vinifera cultivar Pinot Noir 40024 chromosome 18, ASM3070453v1 region CCAGATGAGGAAAATCCACCGAGTGACGTTGATGATGAGGAGGAAGTACTCGCTAATCAGACATATGTTTCATAGTTTCAATCTCTTATTGTCTTCCATTCTGGCTGTTTAttcttatgtttgatttctttctcCCCTTTGTTTTATTGATCAGGTGGTTGTCTCAGCAATTCGAAGTAAAGCCAGAGAAGCAAAGTTGAGGCGTAAGACCAGCCTTCTATCGGATAGCTTTAAGTTAGATAGCTTCTCCCGGGTCTTCTCTCCCAGGACAGGAGAATTGTTCGCAACCCCAAAGGAACTGCAGCAGAGGGAAGATGACGATGATGATGAAGAAAGGGAGGATTATTTCTCTGTTAGGAGCTATTTGTCCCGTGCTTCAAGTGTAGCAAGTAGGGAGGCCTTCCTGTCTGTTAAGACAAACTTCTCCCGCAGTTCGAGCTTGAGTGGGATTGATTTTTACGAGTTTCGGAGGCCGTCC contains the following coding sequences:
- the LOC100259068 gene encoding uncharacterized protein LOC100259068, with amino-acid sequence MFYNEDQPNPSKRCKCLAAALKEAFSNCHAFGGKLPSASPDEENPPSDVDDEEEVVVSAIRSKAREAKLRRKTSLLSDSFKLDSFSRVFSPRTGELFATPKELQQREDDDDDEEREDYFSVRSYLSRASSVASREAFLSVKTNFSRSSSLSGIDFYEFRRPSIIEELCHCEGWPFGLCRRAMLLPPLPKSPSESWSWRKGTRVVKMN